One Sediminicola sp. YIK13 DNA segment encodes these proteins:
- the gldI gene encoding gliding motility-associated peptidyl-prolyl isomerase GldI encodes MKYLLTLLVSSISLVSCQETEPRRPIEVRTGSFFKETIKRNKELLAQEEKQIKEIIARDTAHTYLSSSQGSWYYYEIKNDSVAYTPQPDDLVTFTYNLVSFSNDTIYKSEEMGTIQYKVDKQNLFPGLRNSIKLLREGEKATFLFPSSLAYGYHGDDKKIGTNIPVKSTITLLKIEKQKDSIQN; translated from the coding sequence ATGAAATATTTATTGACCCTTTTAGTCTCGAGTATATCTTTAGTGTCCTGTCAGGAGACAGAACCAAGAAGGCCTATAGAAGTAAGGACTGGTAGCTTTTTCAAAGAAACCATAAAACGGAACAAAGAACTACTTGCGCAAGAAGAAAAACAGATCAAGGAAATCATAGCGCGTGATACAGCCCACACCTATCTTAGCAGTTCACAAGGTTCATGGTATTATTATGAAATAAAAAATGATTCTGTGGCCTACACCCCACAACCTGATGATCTGGTGACTTTTACCTACAATTTGGTAAGTTTCTCCAATGATACCATTTACAAAAGCGAGGAAATGGGGACCATACAGTATAAAGTGGACAAACAAAACCTTTTTCCAGGTTTAAGAAATAGCATAAAGTTACTCAGGGAAGGTGAAAAGGCAACCTTTTTATTTCCCTCTTCCTTGGCCTATGGCTACCATGGCGATGATAAAAAAATAGGCACCAACATACCCGTTAAATCAACCATCACACTTTTAAAAATAGAAAAACAAAAAGACAGTATCCAAAATTAA
- a CDS encoding peptidylprolyl isomerase produces the protein MKKAYLLFVVAAIALTSCKSSKHADLGDGLFANIQTNKGDIIIKLESKNTPVTVANFVSLAEGTSPFVSDSLKGKKYYDGLVFHRVIKDFMIQGGDPTGTGRGNPGYKFKDEFNDSLTHSKAGILSMANSGPTTNGSQFFITHKETPFLDGRHTVFGEVVEGMDVVDSIANVKTSIEPMTKDRPIEDVVMNKVEIIRNGKEAKKFDAVQIMTDYFAEEEAKIKVMEKMKADFSAEIEKQKAEAETLASGLKIYSIQEGTGESPKVGQQVNVYYAGYLESGELFDSNVEAVAVKYGKFDDRIKTGGGYEAMAMDYSPEARLIAGFREGLLSMKVGDKVRLFIPSHLGYGPSGAGNVIPPNADLVFDLEITGITE, from the coding sequence ATGAAAAAAGCATATTTATTATTCGTGGTCGCGGCCATAGCCCTTACAAGTTGTAAATCTAGCAAACATGCTGACTTAGGAGATGGATTGTTCGCCAATATCCAAACCAATAAAGGCGACATCATTATTAAATTGGAAAGTAAAAACACACCTGTTACCGTGGCCAATTTTGTTTCCTTGGCAGAAGGTACCAGTCCATTTGTAAGCGATAGTCTAAAAGGCAAAAAATATTATGATGGACTTGTTTTCCACAGAGTGATTAAGGACTTTATGATTCAAGGAGGTGATCCCACTGGCACAGGAAGAGGAAATCCAGGATATAAATTCAAGGACGAGTTTAATGACTCGCTAACCCATTCCAAGGCTGGTATCCTTTCCATGGCCAATTCTGGTCCAACCACCAATGGTAGTCAGTTTTTTATTACCCATAAAGAAACACCATTTTTAGATGGCAGACATACCGTTTTTGGTGAAGTTGTAGAGGGCATGGATGTTGTTGATAGCATTGCCAATGTAAAAACTTCCATAGAACCTATGACAAAAGATAGGCCTATTGAAGATGTTGTCATGAATAAAGTAGAGATCATCCGCAATGGAAAAGAAGCCAAAAAGTTTGATGCCGTTCAGATCATGACCGATTATTTTGCAGAAGAGGAGGCGAAAATAAAGGTCATGGAAAAAATGAAAGCTGACTTCTCAGCCGAAATTGAAAAACAAAAAGCAGAAGCAGAAACCTTGGCTTCTGGACTAAAAATCTACAGCATACAAGAAGGAACAGGAGAGTCTCCTAAGGTGGGCCAACAAGTAAATGTATACTATGCAGGTTATTTGGAATCTGGCGAACTGTTCGATAGTAATGTTGAGGCTGTAGCCGTAAAATATGGTAAATTTGACGATAGAATAAAAACAGGTGGTGGTTACGAAGCCATGGCTATGGATTATAGCCCTGAAGCACGTTTGATAGCTGGTTTTAGAGAAGGTCTATTATCAATGAAGGTCGGTGATAAAGTTCGCTTGTTCATTCCATCTCATTTGGGTTACGGGCCATCTGGAGCAGGAAATGTAATTCCTCCAAATGCTGATTTAGTATTTGATCTGGAAATCACCGGGATAACAGAATAA
- a CDS encoding CBS domain-containing protein codes for MGIKSFQGPMKQRESKDMVSLKVSDYMTKKLITFKPEQSVEEVIVQLIKYRISGGPVVNDNYELIGMISEGDCIKHISESKYHNLPGETRTVGQHMISNVETIDGNMDIFDAANKFLQAKRRRFPIVENGVLVGQISQMDILKATIELKSQSW; via the coding sequence ATGGGAATCAAGAGTTTTCAGGGGCCAATGAAACAGCGCGAGTCCAAGGATATGGTCTCGTTAAAGGTTAGTGATTATATGACCAAAAAGCTGATTACCTTCAAGCCAGAGCAGTCTGTGGAAGAGGTAATTGTCCAATTGATCAAGTATCGGATATCTGGAGGACCGGTAGTGAACGATAATTATGAACTTATAGGAATGATTTCCGAAGGGGATTGTATCAAGCACATCAGTGAAAGTAAGTATCACAACCTTCCGGGGGAGACCAGGACCGTGGGTCAACATATGATTTCCAATGTAGAGACCATAGATGGGAATATGGATATATTTGATGCAGCCAATAAATTTTTACAAGCCAAAAGGCGACGTTTTCCTATTGTGGAGAATGGCGTCCTGGTAGGTCAGATATCCCAGATGGATATCCTTAAGGCCACCATAGAATTAAAGTCGCAAAGTTGGTAA
- a CDS encoding aminoacyl-histidine dipeptidase, protein MSKEVRQLEPANVWNKFADLNAVPRPSKKEERVIQFMMDFGTSLGLETFKDEVGNVIIRKPATSGMEDRKMVTLQSHLDMVHQKNTDTVFDFDVQGIEMRIEGDWVKAKGTTLGADNGMGVAAIMALLESDTAVHPAIEALFTIDEETGMTGAMGLKGGVLQGEILLNLDTEEDDEIDIGCAGGVDVTATRKYKEVAVPKNQIAFTITVKGLQGGHSGMDIHRGFGNANKIMNRLLYMACVDFNIGVSEINGGSLRNAIPRESFAVVVIEEKHMARFEKAMSDLAETVKEELKYTEPQLEVGVEKVEVPSLMMEAEAQHKLIKAIYAAKNGVYAMSAAMDDLVETSNNIARVVVKDGLLKIMCLTRSSVNSAKLDLANSLRCAFELAGCEVTLSGDYPGWNPNPDSDILKVLEKKYKTVFGDSANVVACHAGLECGILGKNYPDMDMISFGPTIKGAHSPDERVSIPSVQKFWKFLLEILKDIPRTEK, encoded by the coding sequence ATGAGCAAAGAAGTACGTCAATTGGAACCCGCAAATGTTTGGAACAAATTCGCTGATTTAAATGCGGTCCCAAGACCCTCAAAAAAAGAAGAACGAGTTATTCAATTTATGATGGATTTTGGAACATCCCTAGGATTGGAAACGTTTAAAGATGAGGTTGGTAATGTCATTATCCGTAAGCCGGCTACAAGTGGCATGGAGGACAGAAAGATGGTTACCCTGCAATCGCATTTGGATATGGTGCACCAAAAAAACACCGACACTGTTTTTGATTTTGATGTACAAGGGATAGAGATGAGGATTGAAGGGGATTGGGTAAAGGCTAAAGGAACGACCCTTGGGGCGGATAATGGTATGGGGGTTGCTGCGATCATGGCTTTATTGGAAAGTGATACCGCGGTTCATCCGGCAATAGAGGCTTTGTTTACTATCGATGAAGAAACTGGTATGACAGGCGCTATGGGACTTAAGGGTGGCGTGTTGCAAGGTGAAATACTACTGAATTTGGATACAGAGGAGGATGATGAGATAGATATAGGCTGTGCTGGGGGTGTAGATGTTACTGCAACTAGAAAATATAAGGAGGTAGCTGTTCCCAAAAATCAGATAGCCTTTACCATTACTGTGAAAGGTTTGCAAGGTGGGCACAGTGGGATGGATATCCACCGAGGATTCGGGAATGCCAATAAAATCATGAACAGGCTGCTGTATATGGCTTGTGTTGATTTTAATATTGGAGTTTCTGAAATTAATGGCGGAAGCCTTCGCAATGCCATTCCCAGAGAAAGTTTCGCTGTGGTTGTTATTGAGGAAAAGCATATGGCCCGATTTGAAAAAGCGATGTCGGATTTGGCGGAAACCGTTAAAGAAGAATTAAAGTATACAGAACCGCAGTTAGAAGTAGGGGTGGAGAAGGTTGAAGTTCCATCATTGATGATGGAAGCAGAAGCGCAGCATAAATTAATAAAAGCGATCTATGCTGCGAAAAATGGCGTCTATGCCATGAGTGCTGCAATGGACGACTTGGTGGAAACCTCCAATAATATAGCCAGGGTAGTTGTAAAGGATGGACTTTTGAAGATTATGTGCCTAACGAGGTCTTCCGTAAATTCTGCTAAATTGGATCTGGCAAATTCCTTAAGATGCGCCTTTGAACTCGCAGGCTGTGAGGTGACCCTAAGTGGAGATTATCCAGGGTGGAACCCCAATCCTGATTCGGATATTCTAAAGGTGTTGGAAAAGAAGTATAAAACTGTATTTGGGGATAGTGCAAATGTGGTTGCCTGCCATGCCGGGTTGGAATGTGGAATTCTGGGAAAAAATTATCCCGATATGGATATGATCAGTTTTGGTCCCACTATTAAAGGTGCCCATTCTCCGGATGAAAGGGTAAGTATTCCATCGGTCCAGAAGTTTTGGAAATTTTTGTTGGAAATACTTAAGGATATACCAAGGACAGAAAAATAG
- a CDS encoding DUF3810 domain-containing protein, producing MNNRLKNTIALSLIPQIILVKWIGQYPRFIETYYSLGVYPFLSKISRTAFGWIPFSAGDIIYALLFLAIIRYLILKRNKIKQQPKSFIRNIFVVLSTAYFTFHLLWGLNYYRIPLSETLSLEETNNSQALESFVEKLIYKTNETQMLITADSSQLVKVPYTKKQILEKTVKGYQELESQFSIFQYQRPSLKNSLFSTGLSYMGYGGYLNPFTNEAQVNALLPNFRYPVVAGHEVGHQLGYSAENETNFIGYLVTASNSDIYFKYSAYSYALAYCLSDIRKSDEPTFERLLKKINGGVLKNYNEITEFWATYKNPTEPIFKSIFDTFLKANNQSKGIDSYNAVVTLLINYHEEHPL from the coding sequence ATGAACAACCGTTTAAAAAATACTATTGCCCTATCTCTTATCCCACAAATTATTTTGGTTAAATGGATAGGACAATACCCCAGATTTATAGAAACTTATTACAGTTTAGGGGTATATCCATTTCTATCCAAAATTTCCAGAACTGCTTTTGGGTGGATTCCTTTTTCTGCTGGTGACATCATTTATGCATTGTTATTCCTGGCCATCATACGTTATTTAATTTTGAAAAGGAACAAGATAAAACAACAACCCAAGTCCTTTATACGAAATATTTTTGTGGTGCTCTCTACGGCCTATTTCACCTTTCATCTACTTTGGGGCCTAAATTATTACAGGATCCCTTTAAGCGAGACCCTATCACTGGAAGAAACCAATAACAGCCAAGCTTTGGAATCATTTGTTGAAAAGCTGATTTATAAAACAAATGAAACGCAAATGCTCATTACAGCTGATAGCTCACAGTTGGTCAAGGTACCCTATACCAAAAAACAAATACTGGAAAAGACGGTAAAAGGGTATCAAGAATTAGAATCCCAATTTTCCATATTTCAATACCAACGGCCAAGTCTCAAAAATTCCTTGTTCAGCACAGGTCTTTCCTATATGGGTTATGGTGGATACCTCAATCCCTTTACCAATGAGGCACAAGTAAATGCTTTGCTTCCCAATTTTAGATATCCTGTGGTTGCAGGACACGAAGTGGGACACCAGTTGGGGTATTCAGCTGAAAATGAGACCAATTTTATAGGATATCTGGTAACCGCCTCCAATAGCGATATTTATTTTAAGTACTCTGCTTATTCCTATGCCCTAGCCTATTGCCTTTCCGATATTAGGAAAAGTGACGAGCCTACATTTGAAAGATTATTAAAAAAAATAAATGGTGGCGTGTTAAAAAATTATAATGAGATTACCGAATTCTGGGCAACCTATAAAAATCCGACCGAACCTATATTTAAATCCATTTTTGATACTTTTTTAAAGGCCAATAATCAATCTAAGGGCATCGATAGCTACAACGCCGTGGTAACGCTTTTGATAAATTACCATGAAGAACATCCTTTATAA
- a CDS encoding amidohydrolase family protein, with protein MKMRLLVLAILWSSTTLFAQDYFPKNDGVKTTNNNYTAFTNAKIYVTPTQIIDGGTLLIQNGKVVQAGKTVTLPKSTIVIDLNGKSIYPSFIDIYSDFGVEKPKKATGGGRSGEYDPSREGYYWNDHVMPENKAISVFKYDDKKAKEMRDAGFGVVNSHIQDGIARGTGILVALNGAGNDAERILDDASAQYFSFDKSIAKTQAYPSSLMGSMALLRQMYSDADWYSKGNSKTKDLSLEALNKNKGLISIFEAKDKGNALRADKIGDANNLQYVILGGGNEYESINEIKGTNAKFILPLNFPDAYDVSNPYQASVVTLEDMRYWNQAPANPKVMAENGVAFSLTLYDLKSPSAFKDKLMQAIEHGLSKTKALEALTTTPANILGKSSQIGSLTPGSYANFLITSGDVFDKGTTLYENWVQGTKNIINNKDQKDIRGNYDLAIGGTTYKVAISGEVNKPKSEITQDTVKLKSKISYDDNWLDLSFNTDKGEKIYRMTALVIPSSDTISGRLILPDGNESSFNAVRTKAFTEKEDEKKDKEAPVLVPVTYPNVGHGYASKPVQETMLFKNATVWTSEDAGILENTDVLIKNGKISKIGKGLSSSGATIIDATGKHLTAGIIDEHSHIAALAVNEGGQNSSAEVKMEDVVDPEDVGIYRDLAGGVTSIQILHGSANPIGGRSAIIKLKWGETADKMIYSNSPKFIKFALGENVKQSNWGSFSRFPQTRMGVEQLFMDYFQRGKEYDAKKKSGQPYRYDEEMEVIAEILNGERYISCHSYVQSEINMLMKVADKFGFKVNTFTHILEGYKVADKMAEHGVGGSTFSDWWAYKFEVNDAIPYNAAIMHSQGVTVAINSDDAEMSRRLNQEAAKTVKYGGMSELEAWKTVTINPAKLLHIDNRVGSIKEGKDADVVLWNNHPLSIYTKAEKTLIDGAIYFDLEKDKQLRQSIDQERNTLINMMLKEKNGGNATQAPVKKENRLLHCDSL; from the coding sequence ATGAAAATGCGACTTCTAGTCTTGGCCATCTTATGGTCGAGCACAACTTTGTTTGCACAAGATTATTTTCCTAAAAATGATGGCGTAAAAACAACGAACAACAATTACACAGCATTTACCAATGCAAAAATTTATGTGACTCCAACACAAATCATCGATGGTGGAACCTTACTTATCCAAAATGGCAAGGTAGTACAAGCAGGTAAGACAGTAACCCTACCAAAAAGCACAATTGTTATTGATTTGAACGGGAAATCGATCTACCCTTCGTTTATCGATATCTATTCAGATTTTGGTGTAGAAAAACCAAAAAAAGCCACCGGTGGTGGGAGAAGTGGAGAATATGACCCTTCTAGGGAAGGCTATTACTGGAACGACCATGTAATGCCAGAGAATAAGGCGATATCCGTATTCAAGTACGATGATAAAAAGGCCAAGGAAATGCGTGATGCTGGATTCGGTGTGGTTAACTCACACATTCAGGATGGTATTGCCCGAGGAACAGGGATCCTTGTAGCCTTAAATGGCGCCGGAAATGATGCCGAAAGAATTTTGGATGATGCTTCAGCTCAGTATTTCTCGTTTGATAAGAGCATAGCCAAAACTCAAGCCTATCCTTCTTCATTAATGGGCTCCATGGCTTTATTGAGACAAATGTACAGTGATGCAGATTGGTATTCCAAAGGGAACTCCAAAACCAAGGATCTTTCTTTAGAGGCCTTAAACAAAAACAAAGGATTAATATCCATCTTTGAAGCAAAGGACAAAGGAAATGCTCTAAGGGCAGATAAAATTGGGGATGCCAATAATCTGCAGTATGTTATCCTAGGCGGAGGAAACGAATATGAAAGCATAAATGAAATAAAGGGGACCAATGCTAAGTTTATTTTGCCCCTAAATTTCCCGGACGCTTATGATGTATCTAATCCATACCAGGCATCCGTTGTGACTTTGGAAGATATGAGGTATTGGAACCAAGCTCCTGCCAATCCAAAAGTTATGGCAGAAAATGGTGTTGCATTCTCTTTAACACTATACGATTTAAAATCCCCATCAGCATTCAAAGATAAGTTGATGCAGGCCATTGAACATGGACTTTCCAAAACAAAGGCTTTGGAAGCACTGACTACAACACCAGCTAATATTTTAGGGAAATCTAGCCAAATAGGATCCCTTACCCCTGGCAGTTATGCCAATTTCTTGATTACTTCGGGAGATGTTTTTGACAAGGGTACCACACTTTATGAAAACTGGGTTCAGGGAACAAAAAATATTATAAATAACAAAGACCAAAAGGATATTCGTGGAAATTATGACCTAGCCATTGGTGGAACTACTTATAAAGTTGCCATTTCTGGAGAAGTCAATAAACCAAAATCGGAAATCACTCAGGATACCGTCAAATTGAAATCGAAAATCAGTTATGATGATAACTGGTTGGATCTTAGCTTCAACACGGATAAAGGTGAAAAAATATACCGCATGACCGCCCTAGTAATTCCTTCTTCCGATACTATTAGCGGGCGTCTTATTTTGCCAGATGGTAACGAGTCTTCTTTCAATGCCGTAAGAACAAAAGCCTTTACCGAAAAAGAAGATGAGAAAAAAGACAAAGAAGCTCCAGTTTTGGTTCCAGTTACCTATCCTAATGTTGGGCATGGATATGCTTCCAAACCGGTACAAGAAACCATGTTATTCAAAAATGCCACTGTTTGGACCAGTGAAGATGCCGGGATTTTGGAAAACACCGATGTCCTGATAAAAAATGGCAAGATTTCCAAGATTGGAAAGGGCCTTAGCTCAAGTGGCGCAACTATTATAGACGCTACAGGAAAGCACCTGACTGCCGGAATTATTGATGAACACAGTCATATTGCTGCTCTTGCCGTAAATGAAGGCGGGCAAAATTCATCAGCAGAAGTCAAGATGGAAGATGTTGTAGATCCAGAGGATGTTGGTATTTACAGGGACCTTGCAGGTGGGGTTACCTCCATACAAATTCTACATGGTTCTGCCAATCCCATTGGAGGACGTTCTGCCATAATTAAACTTAAATGGGGTGAAACTGCGGATAAGATGATCTACAGCAATTCCCCTAAATTCATAAAGTTTGCCTTGGGAGAGAATGTGAAGCAATCCAATTGGGGAAGCTTCAGTCGTTTTCCACAAACCAGGATGGGTGTAGAACAGTTATTTATGGACTATTTCCAAAGAGGAAAGGAATATGATGCCAAAAAGAAAAGTGGGCAGCCATACCGCTACGATGAGGAAATGGAAGTTATTGCAGAAATCCTAAATGGTGAGCGTTACATAAGCTGTCACTCTTATGTGCAAAGTGAAATAAATATGTTGATGAAGGTCGCCGATAAATTCGGATTTAAAGTAAACACCTTTACCCATATCCTTGAAGGATATAAGGTTGCCGATAAAATGGCCGAACATGGAGTTGGCGGTTCTACCTTTAGTGACTGGTGGGCGTACAAATTTGAAGTGAATGATGCAATTCCATATAATGCAGCCATAATGCACAGTCAGGGAGTAACGGTTGCTATCAACAGTGATGATGCAGAAATGTCCAGAAGATTGAACCAAGAAGCTGCAAAAACAGTGAAATATGGAGGTATGAGTGAATTGGAAGCTTGGAAGACTGTAACTATCAACCCTGCTAAGCTATTGCATATCGATAATCGAGTGGGTAGTATCAAAGAAGGTAAGGACGCTGATGTAGTTTTATGGAACAACCATCCGCTATCTATTTACACCAAAGCCGAAAAGACCTTAATTGATGGGGCTATTTATTTTGATCTTGAAAAAGACAAGCAATTGAGACAATCCATTGACCAAGAACGAAACACCTTGATCAACATGATGTTAAAGGAAAAAAATGGTGGTAATGCAACACAAGCTCCTGTAAAAAAAGAAAATAGACTACTGCATTGTGATAGCTTATAA
- a CDS encoding amidohydrolase family protein: MKIKTYIPLILLALISSLGFAQQTPASAQKEAMTITGATAHIGDGTVMENSTLVFENGKITALGGPETPTKGTVINAEGKHVYPGFITPCSSLGLVEVDAVRASNDQDEIGDMIPHVRSLIAYNAESKVVESMRPNGVLLGQISPKGGRISGTSSIVQFDAWNWEDAAVKTDDGIHLNWPNTYRRGRWWMGEPRGLQPNKDYTKDVSEIEVFVQNSAVYNKGTSNEKNPVFNAMKGVFSGSQRMFVYANGEKEMIDAVTKLKNWGIKNVVIVGGYNALKITDFLKAQNVPILVNLPHDLPSLDDDAYDLPYKLPKLLTEAGLLVGIQNIDAANFQARNLPFYAGQVAGQGLDKEKALALISSNTAKILGIDDQYGTLAIGKSATLFISEGDALDMRTNKLSHAFIDGRMLSLETHQTELWKRYMGKYNGK; encoded by the coding sequence ATGAAAATTAAAACATACATACCATTAATCCTGCTGGCGCTTATAAGTTCCCTTGGCTTTGCCCAGCAGACTCCGGCTTCTGCGCAGAAAGAAGCTATGACCATAACAGGTGCCACAGCCCATATTGGGGACGGCACTGTTATGGAAAACAGCACCTTGGTGTTTGAAAACGGCAAAATTACTGCACTTGGCGGACCTGAAACCCCGACCAAAGGAACCGTAATCAACGCCGAAGGAAAACATGTTTATCCTGGGTTTATTACCCCTTGTTCCTCTTTAGGACTCGTAGAGGTAGATGCAGTACGAGCAAGTAATGACCAAGATGAAATTGGTGATATGATCCCTCATGTACGCAGTTTAATCGCCTATAATGCGGAATCAAAGGTCGTAGAAAGTATGCGTCCCAATGGTGTTTTATTGGGGCAGATATCTCCTAAGGGAGGTAGAATTTCCGGAACCTCCTCTATCGTTCAGTTCGATGCTTGGAACTGGGAAGACGCCGCAGTCAAAACTGACGATGGAATACATTTAAACTGGCCGAACACATATAGAAGAGGCCGTTGGTGGATGGGAGAACCTAGGGGTTTACAACCAAATAAAGATTACACTAAAGATGTTAGTGAAATTGAGGTTTTTGTTCAAAATTCAGCCGTGTACAACAAAGGAACTTCCAACGAGAAAAATCCAGTTTTCAATGCTATGAAAGGTGTTTTCAGCGGATCTCAAAGAATGTTTGTTTACGCCAATGGAGAAAAGGAAATGATTGATGCCGTTACCAAACTTAAAAATTGGGGGATCAAAAACGTTGTTATTGTGGGAGGTTACAACGCCTTGAAGATTACTGACTTCTTAAAAGCACAGAATGTTCCTATATTGGTAAATCTACCCCATGACCTTCCAAGCTTGGATGATGATGCTTACGATCTACCTTATAAATTACCAAAACTATTAACAGAAGCGGGTCTTTTGGTAGGTATCCAAAATATTGATGCTGCCAATTTCCAAGCTCGGAATCTACCCTTCTATGCCGGACAAGTAGCTGGGCAAGGATTGGACAAAGAAAAGGCGTTGGCCCTGATCTCCTCCAATACTGCAAAAATTTTGGGAATAGATGACCAATATGGTACTTTGGCAATAGGTAAAAGTGCCACCCTTTTTATCTCTGAAGGTGATGCTTTGGATATGCGTACCAATAAATTGAGCCATGCATTCATAGATGGACGCATGTTATCATTGGAAACACACCAGACAGAATTATGGAAACGATATATGGGAAAATACAACGGTAAATAA
- a CDS encoding DUF6503 family protein, whose translation MKYSILVMLFIGLLSCKEAKKTEQPVMDVEASTEVEQMDFGKYPQGLVKIFEAHGGLENWKNKKSLAYDIPKPEKTETHTINLYSRMDKVVTPDFSMGFDGEQVWLMDTTNSYQGDPVFYHNLMFYFYAMPFVLADDGIVYGTAEDVLFEGKTYPGISISYNPGVGISYKDEYYIHYDPETFQMAWLGYTVSYRSGEKSDTVKWIRYNDWMKVSDVVLPKSMSWYTYEGRTMKESQNTVSFENVVLSETAKPESFFEKPAQANFVEGKVQE comes from the coding sequence ATGAAATATTCAATACTAGTAATGCTCTTTATAGGTTTGTTATCCTGTAAGGAAGCGAAAAAAACAGAGCAACCTGTCATGGATGTGGAAGCATCAACGGAAGTGGAGCAAATGGACTTTGGTAAATATCCTCAAGGTCTAGTGAAAATATTTGAGGCGCATGGTGGACTGGAAAACTGGAAAAACAAGAAAAGTTTGGCATACGATATTCCAAAGCCTGAAAAAACAGAAACCCATACCATTAACTTATATTCCAGAATGGATAAGGTGGTAACGCCCGATTTTTCCATGGGGTTCGATGGAGAACAAGTTTGGTTAATGGACACTACTAATTCTTACCAAGGGGATCCTGTTTTCTACCATAACCTTATGTTCTATTTTTATGCCATGCCTTTTGTTTTGGCCGATGACGGTATTGTTTATGGTACTGCTGAAGATGTCTTATTTGAGGGTAAAACCTATCCAGGGATTAGCATATCCTATAATCCAGGGGTCGGGATCTCTTACAAGGATGAATATTATATCCATTACGATCCAGAGACCTTCCAAATGGCCTGGCTGGGGTATACTGTAAGTTATAGAAGTGGAGAGAAGTCAGATACCGTAAAATGGATTCGATATAATGACTGGATGAAAGTGTCCGATGTTGTTTTGCCAAAATCAATGTCCTGGTATACCTATGAAGGCAGGACTATGAAAGAAAGTCAAAATACGGTTTCTTTTGAAAATGTAGTCTTGAGTGAAACGGCAAAACCCGAATCTTTCTTTGAAAAGCCAGCACAAGCAAATTTTGTGGAAGGAAAGGTCCAAGAGTAG
- a CDS encoding TrmH family RNA methyltransferase — MTESKYISSLQNPLVKKALALKEKSRERKKTGCFVLEGVRELQLAIKGNYELETVFFYADIIAKEKVLELLGQEIGPEVLIEISKDIYQKLAYRETTEGILAIARSKSHSLEAMEFSTKNPLVLIAEAPEKPGNIGAILRTADAANLDAVIIANPKGDLYNPNIIRSSVGCVFTNQIGVGSTSEVITFLKDKNIAIYCAALTASEKYTSVRFNEASAIVVGTEATGLSSEWLENSTKNIIIPMEGEIDSMNVSVSAAIVIFEAKRQRESQ, encoded by the coding sequence ATGACAGAGAGCAAGTACATCAGTAGTTTACAAAACCCATTGGTCAAGAAGGCGTTGGCACTTAAAGAGAAATCCCGAGAACGCAAAAAAACGGGATGTTTTGTGTTGGAAGGAGTTAGGGAACTACAACTGGCGATAAAAGGCAACTATGAACTTGAAACCGTTTTCTTTTATGCGGATATTATCGCCAAAGAGAAGGTATTGGAGCTATTAGGACAAGAGATAGGCCCTGAGGTACTTATAGAAATTTCTAAAGACATCTATCAAAAATTAGCCTATCGGGAAACTACTGAAGGAATCTTGGCGATTGCCAGATCCAAATCGCACTCCCTGGAAGCAATGGAATTCAGCACCAAAAACCCATTGGTCTTGATCGCAGAAGCCCCTGAAAAACCAGGGAACATAGGTGCTATTCTGCGCACTGCCGATGCGGCAAATTTAGATGCGGTCATCATTGCCAACCCCAAAGGCGATCTGTACAATCCAAATATCATACGATCCAGTGTTGGCTGTGTCTTTACCAATCAAATAGGTGTAGGCTCTACTTCTGAAGTTATTACCTTTCTAAAAGATAAAAATATTGCCATTTATTGCGCAGCACTCACCGCATCAGAAAAATACACATCCGTGAGATTTAATGAAGCATCGGCCATAGTGGTGGGGACAGAAGCAACTGGGCTATCTTCTGAATGGTTGGAAAATTCCACCAAAAATATCATTATCCCGATGGAAGGTGAAATAGACTCCATGAATGTTTCGGTCTCAGCTGCAATAGTTATATTTGAAGCGAAAAGACAAAGGGAGTCCCAATAG